In one window of Microbacterium sp. PM5 DNA:
- a CDS encoding peptide deformylase — MAVRPIRLFGDPVLRAPSASIDVIDDGIRSLVQDLLDTVELPGRAGVAAPQIGVGLRAFSYNIDGDIGYVLNPVLTEVSGEPALVGEGCLSVPDLWHETLRYPWARVVGIDLDGDELVLEGEGLMAQALQHETDHLDGMLYISRLSPDERKIAMRRIRESSWF; from the coding sequence ATGGCCGTCCGCCCGATCCGCCTGTTCGGAGACCCCGTCCTGCGCGCTCCCAGCGCGTCCATCGACGTGATCGACGACGGCATCCGGTCGCTCGTGCAGGACCTGCTCGACACGGTCGAATTGCCCGGCCGTGCGGGAGTGGCGGCGCCGCAGATCGGTGTCGGTCTCCGCGCCTTCAGCTACAACATCGACGGAGACATCGGGTACGTGTTGAACCCGGTGCTGACCGAGGTGTCGGGTGAGCCGGCGCTGGTCGGTGAGGGATGCCTGTCGGTGCCCGATCTCTGGCACGAGACGCTGCGCTATCCCTGGGCTCGCGTGGTCGGCATCGATCTCGACGGCGACGAACTCGTGCTCGAGGGGGAGGGACTCATGGCGCAGGCGCTGCAGCATGAGACCGACCACCTCGACGGCATGCTCTACATCTCGCGGCTCAGCCCCGATGAGCGCAAGATCGCGATGCGTCGCATCCGCGAGTCCTCCTGGTTCTGA
- a CDS encoding MinD/ParA family protein, whose amino-acid sequence MGVGTPPRGPAVTPRLRRPEDDPNRPEPDGAGPELECVAVPDRNENASEDADNGVLESVTGAETTGIGIVEGATAQIDVALPVAVDDDDFDDDVVLDDEVEIHEGVVEEVDAVAASAVAEEVEEAVDASAPDAAAIALTSASLATADAAQHERLRPRTSEITLQSRRLGDFEAGRESSDLLTPDRLLDPAHAVRPEPDGAWQHLVYTLSGRRINLGDSKRARARKALDRRIAAPLHGGAKFVPVLSRKGGVGKTTITTLLGMALADAREDRVIAVDANPDRGTLAERIGRSSGKTVRDLVRAHADVQGFNDISEIVARDHTRLDIIASDTDPHVSEAFNDSDYDAVADVAAHFYSLVLTDTGTGIVHSVMGATLARADQLIVVAGLSVDEARLASETLTWLESNGYADLVRSAVVVLNTARPGAALVRAGELQSHFQTRVGHVVRVPYDAHIASGSAIVFRDLQPETREAARELAAIVVESLRQRVAA is encoded by the coding sequence ATGGGGGTCGGGACCCCGCCCCGCGGCCCGGCGGTGACGCCGCGGCTGCGCCGTCCCGAGGACGACCCGAATCGGCCGGAGCCCGACGGCGCCGGCCCGGAACTGGAGTGTGTAGCCGTGCCTGACCGCAACGAGAATGCGAGCGAGGACGCCGACAACGGCGTGCTGGAGAGCGTGACCGGCGCCGAGACGACCGGGATCGGCATCGTCGAGGGAGCCACCGCGCAGATCGACGTCGCCTTGCCCGTAGCGGTCGACGATGACGACTTCGACGACGACGTCGTGCTCGATGACGAGGTCGAGATCCATGAGGGTGTCGTCGAGGAGGTGGACGCCGTCGCCGCATCGGCAGTCGCCGAGGAGGTCGAGGAGGCGGTTGATGCGTCGGCGCCCGATGCGGCGGCGATCGCGCTCACGTCGGCTTCCCTTGCGACCGCGGATGCCGCTCAGCACGAGCGCCTGCGGCCGCGCACGTCCGAGATCACCCTGCAGTCGCGCCGACTGGGCGACTTCGAGGCGGGGCGGGAGAGCTCCGATCTGCTGACGCCGGATCGGCTGCTGGATCCCGCCCACGCGGTGCGCCCGGAGCCCGACGGTGCGTGGCAGCACCTCGTCTACACGCTGTCGGGACGTCGGATCAACCTCGGCGACAGCAAGCGCGCGCGTGCGCGCAAGGCTCTCGACCGGCGCATTGCGGCACCGTTGCACGGAGGAGCGAAGTTCGTCCCCGTGCTCTCGCGAAAGGGCGGTGTCGGAAAGACCACGATCACGACGCTGCTGGGCATGGCGCTCGCCGATGCCCGTGAGGACCGGGTGATCGCCGTCGACGCGAACCCCGACCGCGGCACCCTCGCCGAGCGCATCGGGCGCTCGAGCGGCAAGACGGTTCGCGATCTGGTGCGAGCCCACGCCGACGTCCAGGGGTTCAACGACATCTCCGAGATCGTCGCCCGCGATCACACTCGGCTCGACATCATCGCTTCCGACACCGATCCGCATGTGTCCGAGGCCTTCAACGACAGCGACTACGACGCGGTCGCCGATGTCGCCGCGCACTTCTACTCGCTCGTGCTCACCGACACCGGCACCGGCATCGTCCATTCCGTCATGGGGGCGACCCTCGCGCGCGCCGATCAGCTCATCGTCGTCGCAGGGCTGAGCGTGGACGAGGCGCGCCTGGCCTCGGAGACGCTGACCTGGCTGGAGAGCAACGGCTACGCCGATCTCGTGCGCTCCGCCGTGGTCGTGCTGAACACGGCACGTCCAGGCGCTGCACTCGTGCGGGCGGGTGAGCTCCAGTCCCACTTCCAGACACGGGTCGGGCACGTGGTCCGCGTGCCCTACGACGCGCACATCGCATCGGGCAGCGCGATCGTCTTCCGTGACTTGCAGCCCGAGACGCGCGAGGCTGCGCGCGAGCTGGCCGCCATCGTCGTCGAAAGCCTGCGTCAGCGGGTCGCCGCCTGA
- a CDS encoding pyruvate carboxylase, giving the protein MFRKILVANRGEIAIRAFRAAFELGARTVAVYPYEDRYSLHRLKADEAYQIGTIGQPVRAYLDVDEIIRVAEQAGADAIYPGYGFLSENPELAAAAARSGIVFIGPPSRALEMAGNKVTAKEHAIAAGVPVLRSTPASDDVDALVARADEIGFPIFVKAVAGGGGRGMRRVEAAPQLAPAIAEAMREADAAFGDARVFLEQAVQRPRHVEVQILADKTGETVHLFERDCSVQRRHQKVVEIAPAPNLDPTIASALHAHAIAFARSIGYENAGTVEFLLETAGPRAGEAVFIEMNPRIQVEHTVTEEVTDVDLVQSQMRIAAGETLAELGLRQDQIRLRGAALQCRITTEDPTQGFRPDTGKITTYRSPGGAGIRLDGGTTAAGSQVSAHFDSLLAKLTCRGRDFGAAVVRSRRALAEFRIRGVSTNIPFLQAVLDDPAFVAGDVSTSFIDERPELLRGRGSKDRGSKIVAWLAETTVNRPHGEIPAVTDPRAKLPSVDLSTPPPAGSRQRLLSQGPAGFAAQLRAQTPLAVTETTFRDAHQSLLATRVRTRDLVTVAPYVARLTPQLLSVEAWGGATYDVALRFLGEDPWERLDALRAAVPNVAIQMLLRGRNTVGYTPYPTRVTDAFVSEAAASGVDIFRIFDALNDVSQMRPAIDAVLHTGTTLAEVALCYTGDLLSPTEDLYTLDYYLRVAEQIVDAGAHVLAVKDMAGLLRPGAAARLVRALRDRFDVPVHVHTHDTAGGQLATLLAAAAAGADAVDAAAAPMAGTTSQPSLSALVAALAHTERDTGLDLGAVSELEPYWEAMRRLYRPFESGLPGPTGRVYRHEIPGGQLSNLRQQAIALGLSEDFELIEDMYAAADAILGRVPKVTPSSKVVGDLALHLAAVRADPADFAENPDTYDIPDSVVAFMAGELGELPGGWPEPFRTKVLRGREIRGGITEISDADAANLEADSATRRATLNSLLFPAPTAAFRETRDTYGDLSVLDTADYLYGLAPGTEHVVEIERGVQLYVGLEAIGDADERGMRTVMTTLNGQLRPVFVRDHAVAVEVRQSEKADATVAGHVAAPFSGVVTPKAAVGDRVSAGQPVASIEAMKMEAAITAPMDGIVERLVIGAAAAVEAGDLLLVVRPSE; this is encoded by the coding sequence ATGTTCCGCAAGATCCTGGTGGCCAACCGCGGAGAGATCGCGATCCGGGCCTTTCGTGCCGCCTTCGAACTGGGTGCGCGGACGGTGGCGGTCTACCCCTACGAGGACCGGTACTCGCTGCACCGGCTCAAGGCCGACGAAGCGTACCAGATCGGCACCATCGGCCAACCCGTCCGTGCGTACCTCGACGTCGATGAGATCATCCGCGTGGCCGAGCAGGCGGGCGCCGACGCCATCTACCCCGGCTACGGCTTCCTCTCCGAGAACCCCGAGCTGGCCGCGGCCGCCGCGCGCAGCGGCATCGTCTTCATCGGCCCGCCGTCGCGCGCCCTCGAGATGGCGGGCAACAAGGTGACCGCCAAAGAGCATGCGATCGCGGCCGGGGTGCCGGTGCTGCGCTCGACGCCCGCGTCGGACGACGTCGACGCGCTCGTCGCGCGCGCGGACGAGATCGGCTTCCCGATCTTCGTGAAGGCGGTCGCCGGCGGCGGTGGGCGGGGAATGCGCCGGGTCGAAGCCGCGCCGCAGCTGGCCCCGGCGATCGCGGAGGCGATGCGCGAGGCCGATGCCGCGTTCGGCGATGCCCGCGTCTTCCTGGAACAGGCCGTGCAGCGGCCGCGTCACGTCGAGGTGCAGATCCTCGCCGACAAGACCGGCGAGACCGTGCACCTGTTCGAGCGGGACTGCTCGGTGCAGCGACGTCATCAGAAAGTCGTCGAGATCGCGCCGGCGCCCAACCTCGACCCCACCATCGCCTCGGCATTGCACGCCCACGCGATCGCGTTCGCCCGGTCGATCGGCTACGAGAACGCCGGAACGGTGGAGTTCCTCCTCGAGACGGCCGGTCCCCGCGCCGGCGAGGCCGTCTTCATCGAGATGAACCCGCGCATCCAGGTCGAGCACACCGTGACCGAGGAGGTCACCGACGTCGACCTCGTGCAATCGCAGATGCGCATCGCTGCCGGCGAGACGCTCGCCGAGCTCGGCCTGCGCCAGGACCAGATCCGCCTGCGCGGGGCGGCGCTGCAGTGCCGCATCACGACCGAGGACCCGACCCAGGGGTTCCGCCCCGACACGGGCAAGATCACCACCTACCGTTCGCCGGGCGGCGCCGGCATCCGCCTCGACGGGGGGACGACGGCCGCGGGTTCCCAGGTCAGTGCGCACTTCGACTCGCTGCTGGCCAAGCTCACGTGCCGCGGACGGGACTTCGGCGCCGCGGTCGTGCGATCGCGTCGAGCCCTCGCCGAGTTCCGCATCCGCGGGGTCTCGACCAACATCCCCTTCCTGCAGGCGGTGCTAGACGATCCCGCCTTCGTGGCCGGTGACGTCAGCACGTCGTTCATCGACGAGCGCCCCGAGCTGCTGCGCGGTCGCGGGTCGAAGGACCGCGGATCGAAGATCGTGGCGTGGCTGGCCGAGACGACCGTCAACCGTCCGCACGGAGAGATCCCCGCCGTCACCGACCCGCGCGCGAAGCTCCCGTCCGTCGATCTGTCCACGCCTCCTCCTGCCGGTTCGCGACAGCGCCTTCTCAGCCAGGGCCCGGCCGGGTTCGCGGCGCAGCTGCGCGCTCAGACGCCGCTCGCCGTCACCGAGACGACGTTCCGAGACGCACATCAGTCTCTGCTGGCCACGCGCGTGCGCACACGGGACCTGGTGACGGTCGCGCCCTACGTCGCCCGGCTCACCCCTCAGCTGCTCTCGGTCGAGGCCTGGGGCGGCGCCACCTACGACGTGGCGCTCCGCTTCCTCGGCGAAGACCCCTGGGAGCGGCTGGACGCCCTCCGGGCCGCGGTGCCGAACGTGGCGATCCAGATGCTCTTGAGGGGGCGTAACACGGTGGGGTACACGCCGTATCCGACGCGCGTCACCGATGCCTTCGTCTCGGAGGCCGCGGCATCGGGCGTCGACATCTTCCGCATCTTCGATGCCCTCAACGACGTCTCCCAGATGCGGCCTGCCATCGACGCCGTACTGCACACCGGCACCACGCTGGCGGAAGTCGCCCTCTGCTACACCGGTGATCTCCTGTCGCCGACCGAGGATCTGTACACCCTCGACTACTACCTGCGCGTGGCGGAGCAGATCGTGGATGCCGGGGCGCACGTGCTCGCCGTCAAGGACATGGCGGGGCTACTGCGCCCCGGCGCCGCTGCGCGTCTGGTGCGGGCTCTGCGGGACCGCTTCGACGTCCCGGTCCACGTCCATACGCACGACACCGCCGGTGGTCAGCTCGCGACGCTGTTGGCCGCCGCCGCCGCGGGCGCCGACGCCGTGGATGCCGCTGCGGCGCCGATGGCGGGAACGACCAGCCAGCCCTCGCTGTCCGCGCTCGTCGCCGCCCTCGCGCACACCGAGCGCGACACCGGACTCGACCTCGGTGCCGTCTCGGAACTCGAACCGTACTGGGAGGCGATGCGCCGCCTCTACCGCCCGTTCGAGTCGGGTCTTCCCGGGCCGACGGGACGCGTCTATCGGCATGAGATCCCCGGCGGTCAGCTGTCGAACCTCCGCCAGCAGGCGATCGCTCTCGGCCTGTCGGAGGACTTCGAGCTGATCGAGGACATGTACGCCGCCGCGGACGCGATCCTCGGGCGCGTCCCGAAGGTGACCCCCTCCTCGAAGGTCGTCGGCGATCTTGCCCTGCACCTCGCCGCGGTGCGCGCAGACCCCGCCGACTTCGCCGAGAACCCCGATACCTATGACATCCCCGACTCCGTCGTCGCCTTCATGGCGGGGGAGCTGGGTGAGCTTCCGGGCGGCTGGCCGGAGCCGTTTCGCACCAAGGTGCTGCGTGGTCGCGAGATCCGCGGCGGGATCACCGAGATCTCCGACGCCGATGCCGCGAACCTCGAAGCCGACAGTGCGACCCGGCGCGCCACACTGAACTCCCTGCTGTTTCCCGCCCCCACGGCGGCCTTCCGGGAGACCCGCGACACCTACGGCGATCTCAGCGTCCTCGACACCGCGGACTATCTGTACGGCCTCGCGCCCGGAACCGAGCACGTCGTCGAGATCGAGCGCGGCGTCCAGCTGTACGTGGGGTTGGAAGCGATCGGCGACGCCGACGAGCGCGGCATGCGCACCGTGATGACGACGTTGAACGGTCAGCTGCGTCCCGTCTTCGTGCGCGACCACGCCGTCGCGGTCGAGGTGCGTCAGTCGGAGAAGGCCGATGCGACCGTAGCGGGCCACGTGGCCGCCCCGTTCTCGGGTGTCGTCACCCCGAAGGCCGCGGTGGGCGATCGCGTCTCGGCGGGTCAGCCGGTGGCATCCATCGAGGCGATGAAGATGGAGGCAGCCATCACGGCGCCGATGGACGGCATCGTCGAGCGTCTCGTCATCGGCGCGGCGGCCGCGGTGGAGGCCGGCGATCTTTTGCTGGTGGTCCGACCCTCCGAGTAG